The Spirochaetota bacterium genome contains the following window.
TGGATGTGCTGCATGACCATAACCGAAGTTGTTCTCAAAAAGATCGCCGATGATCGTGGACAGGCCATGGCCGAGCTTGCGTTGGCCTGGGTGCTCCGCGATGAGCGCGTCACCTCGGCGCTTATCGGAGCGAGTTCGGTGAAGCAGCTCGATGAGAACGTGAAAACGATACAGAAGCTTCTGCTCACCGAGGATGAGAAGTCGCGCATCGAATCGATACTGCGGGGATGACAGGGATCGTTCAGCGATGAACGAGTTCGATCGCCTTCTTTACCGCGGGGACAGCAAGCACAAGCACGCCGACAGCAGCAGCAGCTAGTGCCGCGATGAGCACGCCGCCTGCCGCGGTATCCTTCGCTTTCGCGATCATGAGGTCATGCTTCCGCGACACGCGGTCGGCAAGATGCTCCACGGCGGTATTGATGAGCTCGGCTGACAGCACGAGCCCGATAGCAAAAATGATGAGCGCCCATTCGATGAGCGATATACCGAGAACGAACCCCAGGATCACCGCAAGCACCGCGATGCCGCAATGAATGCGGACGTTCCTCTCATTGACGACGGCCGTCAGAATGCCGCGCAATGCATGAGTCGCGCTTTTCGCGAAGCGTTTCATCGTATCATACCTGCCGCGGTCCGCCGCGTATGAGCTCGAGAAGCCCGGAAAGTCTGTCGAGGATAAGGAACACTACCGGCGAAAGCACCGTGTTGAACGGGATCTCAAAGAGTATCTGCTTTTTTGCAAAGGCAAGGGTTATCGCCGGGTCGTAGGTGAAGCTGTTCACGATGAAATAGAGTATGCTCTTTGCCGCGGTTGCGGTGAACACGAAAAGGACGGTGGAAAGCACGCTCTTGTCTATCTTCCGGTAAAAGAGGCCGGCGAGAAATCCGATGTTCAGGTACACAAGCGCATTGAGCCCGAGCACGCCGCTTGAGATGATATCCTGCGTGAACCCGGCGATAAAACCATAGATTATCCCCTCGAACGAACCGAACGTGAAACCGAGAAACACGATGACGATGAGAACGATATCGGGCTTTATGGCAATGGCGTTTCGGATGCTGTCATATACCGGCGACGCCTGAATGACCGTAAGCACGAGGAGTATTCCGCCCATGACAATGATACGCCGCATCCCCTACTCCTCATCCAGTATGGAACTGATGTCCGTGTCCGCTTTCTTGAGGATGATGTAGATATCCTCGAGCGTCGCGAAATCCAGGAGCGGGCGCACCGTGATCGACTGGAAAAGCCCGTAGAGCTTGCGGTCAACCGCGCTCACCGTGCCGATGACGAGCCCCTTGGGGAAAATGCCGCCCATGCCGCTCGTTACCACCGATTCATTGGTCGCCACCGGAACAACGCGGTCGACGAAGGCGAGATTGCACAGAAGCGATCGCGGCTGCTCTCCTGCCAATATGCCGGTAGCGCGCGTCGTTTCGAGCATGGCGCCTATCTTGCAGTTCTGATCGGTGATGGGGAGTATCCGTGCATAGCGGCGGCTCACTTCTATCACCTTGCCGACCACGCCCTTCGCCGCATCGCGATAGGCTATCACCGGCATGCCGATCTCAACGCCGTCCTGATACCCGCGGTTGACGATGATGGTGCTGTAGAAATTCTGCGGGTCCTTCGATACGATGGTCGCCGCGACCGTGCGGTACTCGATCTGCTTCTGCATCTGCAGGAGCTCGGAGAGCCGCTTGTTCTCGTTCTTTATCTCCTCGAATTCCACCGCGGCGTTCTCGTAGACGGCGAGCTTTTCGCGCGTCTGCCTGAGCTCCTCGCGAAGCCGCGTGAGTTCGGATATGCTTGCATACCAGTCCGCGATGGTACGGAACACTTTCTGCGTGCCGTACTGGAACGGATACACGGTCACCGAATAGAGCTTTTTCACATCGAGGGAAAATTCCGCCTTCGAAAAAATAATGAAGATGAGACAGACAGCCGTCGCTGCGGCGTATGCGATTATGGTGCGGTTTTTCCCGAGGTCGGTCATGCCGCGTTAGAGATACTTTCGATACGGCTTCATCGAGCGGTTTATCTCGAGGAATTTACCGCAACCGACGGCAACGCAGGTGAGCGAGTTCTCGGCGAGTATCACCGGCACGCCCGTTTCGGCGCTGACATAATCCGTGAGTCCCTTGAGGAGGGCCGTACCTCCGGCCATGACAATACCGCGCTCGACGATATCGGATGCGAGTTCCGGCGGTGTCTCATCGAGAACGCTCTTTATCGCTTCGAGTATCTGCGACAACGGCTCCTGCATAGCCTCGCGAATTTCCGCCGAGTTCGTCGTGAGCGTTTTCGGAAGACCGGTGATGGAATCGCGCCCGCGGACATCGATGGTCTCGGTGACCGAACCCTTGAACGCATTGCCTACCTTTATCTTCACTTCCTCGGCCGTCTGCTCGCCGATATACAAACTGTGCGTACGCTGCATATAACGCATTATCGATTCATCAAGCTCGTCGCCGCCCACGCGTATCGATGCGCTTTTCACCATGCCGCCGAGGGACATGACGGCCACTTCCGTGGTGCCGCCGCCGATGTCGACGATCATGTTCCCGCGCGGCTCCTCGATGGGCATATCGGTGCCGATGGCGGCAGCCTTCGCCTGTTCGATGAGCACGATCTCCCGAGCGCCCGCCTGTTCGCAGCTCTCGCGGACAGCGCGCTTTTCCACTTCGGTGATGCCCGAGGGCACGCCGATGGCGATGCGGGGCTTGACGAGCGCACGGCGATTGTGCACCTTCGCGATGAAATAGCGTATCATCTTTTCCACGGTCTCGAAATCGGCGATGACGCCGTCGCGCATGGGACGAATGGCGACGATATCGCCCGGGGTACGCCCGAGCATATCCTTCGCCTGATTGCCCACGGCGATGACGCGCCCGGTGGAGCTTTCCACCGCGACCACGGACGGCTCGGTGAGGACAATGCCCTCGCCGCGCACGTACACGAGCGTGTTCGCAGTACCGAGGTCTATACCCATATCGTTGGAAAAAAGTCCGTACATCCAGTTCATCATCGCCGTTATTCTCCTATGCTATAAACGCTTCAAGGCGATCTCCGCCTCGAGGAATTTCTTGTCAATCCAGAGCGATCGTTCCAGCGCCCGACGGGCGTCGCCGATACGGTTCATCTTCTTGTACAAGAAGGCCATATTATAGTATGTTCTTGGATTTTTGTCATCTAGGGAAAGCGCTGTTTTGAAGTGATACTCGCTCTCCGGGTAGAGCCCCTGCCGGAAGCACCAGAGGCCGAGGTCGGCATGAATGTACGAGGTATAGGAAGCATCGATCGTTGACTGCGCAAGACCGGTGAAATAATCGATGGCCTTCCCGTAGTTCGATGCCCCGGCATAGGCATGGCCGAGGAGATAGCGCACATCATCCGTGATGCGTATCTCGCTTTTCCCCTCACGCACACGGTCGAACGCGTATTCCCAGTGCGTGACCGCATTGCCGAAACGCCCCTGCGTGTAACAGAGCACGCCGGTTCGCACGCGCGTATCGACGCTCGTGTCACCGAGCGCGACCGCACGCTCATAGCACTCGATGGCGTCATCGAAGAACGTCTGCCCCCGGAATTCATAGGCGCGGCCGAGTATGGCATACGCCTTCGGGTCACGGGTAAGCCGCCAGTCGATGAGCATCATCTGCCGGACAAAGCTCACCGCCTTTTCCGCCGAGGTATACCGGGCATCCTCATTGGTCGCATACCGCATGCGGGCGTAGTGGAGCGCAATGCCGCTCTTGATGATGTTCTTATCGAGCGGATTGGTCCGATAGAGCTCATTGAAGAGGTAGATGGCATTATCGAAATCGTTCACGGACACCGCGCGATCGAGGAGCGTAAGCTTGTGACTGCGGACATTGAGAAGGAAGAACGTGGACACGCCGAGGGCAAGGACTATGCTCGCACCGATGATGATATAGACAAGCCGCCTGTCGATGGTCTTTTCGACGATATATCGTTCTTCAGCCATTGCCCATGCCATTGGAAAGCCCGTGCACGTATCGATCGATGCCGCTTTCCCACGCAGGCATGACATTGATGCCGAGGCGTTTGAGATTCGCGTTCTCAAGATACGAATACGCGGGGCGAAGCGCCCTTGTCGGATATGCGGATGTCGCTATCGGCGATACCGGCGTTTGTATCCCGGCAGCGGCAAGCGTGCGGCCGGCGACATCATACCAGGTACATATCCCTTCCGCAGTGCAGTGATAGACGCCCCATTCCGTGCGTTCGAGGAGCTGCATCGTCTGTAGGGCGACATCGGCCGTGTACGTGGGGCTGCCGAATTGATCGTTCACGAACGATATCGACGGCTTCTCTTTCCCGAGGCGCAGTATCGTCTGAATGATGTTCTTCCCGTTCTCGCCGAAGAGCCAGGCGATGCGAACGATGAAATATCGCTCGCAGATACGTTTCACCGCTTCTTCACCGGCATGTTTCGACCGCCCGTAGACGCTGACCGGGTTGGGAGTATCGGCCTCAACGTAAGGGGAATCCTTTTTCCCGTCGAACACATAATCGGTGGAGTAGTAGAGCATGACAGCGCCGGCTTCGCGCGCGGCTTGCGCGATGTGCGTCGTGCCTTTCTCATTGATCAAGCTGCAGCGCTCAGCATCATCCTCGGCCTTGTCGACAGCGGTATACGCCGCGCAGTGCAGCACAATGTCGGGGCGCGCCGCCGTCACGCCGCGGACGACACTCTGCTCATCGGTGATATCGAAATCATCGATGTCGACGCCGATGCAATCACAGGTGCCAGACAACACGGAACATAATTTTGAACCGAGCATACCCTTTGCGCCGGTGATAAGCACGCGTTTTTTCGCCATGGCGGCATGGTATATAATCGACGGGAAAATGCAAGAGGTTACGTTAACTTGGCACTTGTGTATGAATGTCCGGGCAGTACGATACGTATTCTTGTCTCCCGGCCGACAGAACTTGACACGGTGATCTCACCGTTCATCGCTTTGATAATGCCATAGCATATCGATAGACCAAGGCCGGTTCCCACACCTACCGGTTTTGTTGTAAAGAACGGGGTGAATAACAACTTTTGCTCCTCCTCTGAGATGCCGGTCCCGTTGTCGATGATCTCGAGAACGGCATGCGTGTCTTCCTGAAACGAGCGCACCATGATCTCCTTTTCATAGGACGGGGGGCTGCTCTTCGCTTTCAGTTCAACCGCATATGCCGCATTGGAAAGAAGATTGATGACGACCTGTTCGAACTTGAAAATATTCCCGCGAACGAGCGGTATATCGTCGCTCAGACTCCTGCTCATCACTATCGTACGATTACTGTATTGCGAGGTAATAAGCGAAAATACATTCCTTACGGCATCATTGATAGTGAAATCACCGATCTCGTCATCGGCCTGTTCCCGGGAGAAAAGCCGCACCTGCGCTATAATATGCTTTACCCTGTCGATGTATCCCCTCATGTTCCCGATCTTCTGAAGCGCGCCTTCCGGCGGCCCGGCCCGTTCGATCATGAGCGAAAGATTGTCGATCGCGATCGTCAGCGCCATGAGCGGCTGATTGATCTCATGCGCCATCCCCGATGCGAGCATGCCGAGGGAGTGCATCTTATCGGTCTGAACAAGCGCCGCCTCGGAGCGCTTTCGCTCGGTGATATCACGAACGACCGACAGCACCACCTTCCTGTCCAGATAGTCGATGACACGGCTGCTTATTTCAACGGGTATCATACGTCCGCCTTTGGCGACATGCACCATTTCAAAAACATTCCGGCCGGATGCCAGCGTCTCACGCACCGCGTGTTCGCGGCGGGACTGCATGAGCGGCACATCGAGGTCAAGCGGCGTCATATGCAGAAGCTCTTCCCTGCTGTACCCCAGATAGGTGGCAGCGACCTCATTCACCTCGATAAAGCATCCGTGCGTTCCGTCCGGCTGCACTTCATGGATAAATACCGCATCGCTGATATTCGAGAACAGGGAGCGATATTTCTTCTCGCTTCGATCAAGCTCTTTCGCGGTACGCTTATGCTCTGCGATCTCGTCCTCCAGCACCTTCGTTTTCAGCAGCACCTGCCTTCTCAACACAATGCTCCATGAACCGAAAAAGAAACCGAGACAAAGAAGCCCCCCGAGTCCCCACCATACCCAGGTGGGAATTCTGTTCTTCACCCCGGGCAGTATCCATTTCTGGAACGATCTGCTGTAAAGAGAGTTCGGATCATTGATCATGGATTCCATGAGGCCGTTGATATCCGCGAGCAGGTCCGCATTTCTTCTCTTGGGCACAGCGAATGAAAGCGCTACCGGTGAAAAATTGATGGCCGTAATGACCACCGGATATTTCTTCGCAAGCCCGCTCCCGAGCGAATAGATGCAGACGCCGGCATCGGCAGTATTGTCAACTATCGCTTCCATGACCGCGGGATTATCCTTTTCAAGGACCAGTTCACAGTATACGCCGAAGGAGGCGAGATAATTGCTCAATGCGGCCGTGAACGTACTCCCCTTCACCCCGGCTATACGCTTCCCCTTAAGATCGAATACCGTACGTATCGGGAATCTCGCGCTGGTGAACAATACACCGCTGTCAATGAATACCGGATGCCTGCTGAAATCGAATATGGCGTCCCGCTCGCTGATATTGCCTACCGCAGGAAGAAGATCGATCTCACCATTTTCCAGACAGACAAGCAATTCGCTCCATGGCCTGTCGACATATTCGATACGCCAGCCCCGCTCATGGGCATAGTATTCGACAAGGTCGATGAACAAACCCTCAGGCTTCTTTTCCTTGTTCGAAACAAGGGGGGCCGCAGGAAATACGCCGATCCTGACCGTTCTCGTTCCCGCGCTCAGCGGGGCACAAAGCATCATCGCAACAGCACATGCCAATGAGACGATCCTCAACCGGTAACGATACATTGTCATCGGAGATCGACGCCGTGTCGATGTAGTATTACCTTCCGCCTCTGTCATACCATACAGTATATTCCCGTGTCGCGCGCCGTCAAGCTTGAAACGTATTGAAATGTATTCCATGGACGTTAATCCATAGGCAACTCACCCTGCGCGCTCGCCTTCGCTGTTTTCTCATCGAACCCGCTTACCGACGCCCCGATGAGGCGTACCGGCCGCGAGCCGATCTCGGTCGCCGGAAAAAGCGATACACAGGCGGAAAGGATATCGTCCGCCGAGCTCAGCCGCTCACTTTTTGTAGCGCGCCGCGTTATCACGGTAAAATCGCCGTATTTCACCTTGAGCGTCACCGTGCGCCCGGCTAGTTTTTTACGCGAGAGACGCTCGGCGATATGCGCTATTTCGGCTCGAAGCGCGTCACGGATGAATTCCGTATCGATAGAATCCACCGCGAACGTCGTTTCACTGCCGACCGATTTTGATTCATGATGCGCCACCACGGGGCGCTCATCGATACCGCGGGCGAATTCATAGAGCTCATTGCCGAATTTCCCAAAGCGCCTGCGAAGCGTCGTGACGGGGACAGCCTCTAGATCGGTGCATGTGTGTATGCCCATCGCATAGAGCTTTTCGCGCGTTACGCGCCCCACACCCCATATATGCTGCACATCGAGCGTCCGCACGAAAGCTTCCACCTGATGCGGCTTTATCACATAGAGACCGTCGGGCTTGCGCATATCGCTCGCCACTTTTGCGAGGAATTTATTCGGCGCAACGCCGGCCGACGCCGTGAGATGAAGCTCATCGCGGATGCGCCTCCGTATCTCGCGGGCTATCTCGGTAGCCGTGCCGATACCTTTCTTGTTCTCAGTGACATCGAGATAGCACTCGTCGAGCGATAACGGTTCGACAAGGTCGGTGTATTCACGATAGATATCGTACAATGCACGGGACACCGCCGTATAGCGGGTGAAATCGGGATGCCGGAGCATCGCTTTCGGGCAGAGCTTGAGCGCGGTACGCACTGCCATGGCGCTGTGCACGCCGAATTTCCTCGCTTCATAGGATGCGGTACAGACGACGCCGCGCCGTTCGGGACTGCCGCCGACGATGACGGGTTTGCCCCGGAGCGAGGGGTCATCGCGCTGTTCTATGGCGGCGTAGAAGGCGTCCATGTCGATGTGGATTATCTTGCGGGAAGGCATGCATATAGTATACCACAAAGGCGCAAGCAATATCAATCGGAGAAAAAAAATACTTCACCACCGAGCGCACTGAGGGGCACAGAGAAGAAGAAGAAGAAGAAGAAGTCTTTGGAAGTAGAGAATACAATGAAAGGATATGGAGATAATGTAAAGCAGACTTCACTTATCGGTTGACATATTCGGCTCTTCTTCTGTATTCTCTTAGCATTTTCTCCGTGATCTCCGTGGTTTCCCTTTACATTTATTTGAAGATGTGGAAGTTGTTCTGCATTTGATTTCCTCGATATTTTTGTTATAATCTTTCTCGTGTAGACTGTAGACTAAAACACATTAAAGGATGAAAAGATGATCGAAAAGGAAAAAATCTACCGCTGCGAAAAGTGCGGCAACATTATCGAGTCGCTGTGGAACGGGAAACCCTCCATCATCTGCTGCGGAGAGCCGATGACGGAACTGAAAGCGAACACCGTCGATGCATCGAAAGAGAAACATGTCCCGGTGATAGAACGCACGGGCACGCAGGTGAAAGTAAAGGTCGGCAGCGCCCCGCATCCGATGGAAAAGGACCATTACATCCTCTTCGTCGAAGTACTCAAAGGCAATGACGTATACCGCCACGACTTCGTCGAAGGCGATACGGTCGCGGAAGCGATGTTCACGATACCCGATGACGGCACGCCGCTGCAAGCACGTGAATTCTGCAACAAACACGGGCTCTGGGCCACCGCGTAAGATACACAGAGAACCGTTACTTTTTTTCCCATTCTGCGTTATACTGGTCGCCATCTCACCGTTGGAGAACGGACGATGGACGACATGAGCGCCGTTGCCGCCTGCAGGTCGGGCGAACGCACCGCATTCCGTGCTATCTATGAACGCTATGTCGAGCGCATCTACGCGTTTGTGTACGCGAAGACTTTCCATCGCGAAACGGCGGAGGACATCGTGAGCGAAACGTTCATGAAAGCGCTGAACAAGATCGCCTCCTTCGATACGACGAAGGGTACCGTGCAGGCATGGCTCTATCGGATAGCATCCAATGCCGTCATCGATCATTACCGCAGGGCGAAGCGCACGACAGCGAGCGACACCATCGAGATCGCCGAAGAACATGATTATGCACACGATATATCGGAGCGCGAGGCGCACGCGAAAGCGATGAAGCTCCTTGCCGGCATAGACCCGAAGAAACGAGACATCATCGTCATGCGCGTATGGCAGGAAATGTCGTTCAAAGAGATCGCCGACGTGTTCGGAGAGAACGAGCCGCAGGTAAAGATGACGTTCTACCGCGCGGTATCCGCGCTCAAAAAAGCGATGCCGCTTACGGTGTTCCTGCTGCTCAGCCTGGGGCGTGCACTATGAAAAAAGAAGTGGAAGCGATACTTGCCGAGCTCAGAGAGATCGATCCGTCGTTCAAGCCGGATGGAAAAAGCCGCGAGCTCATAGAGACACTGCTCAGCGCCAA
Protein-coding sequences here:
- the rfbD gene encoding dTDP-4-dehydrorhamnose reductase produces the protein MAKKRVLITGAKGMLGSKLCSVLSGTCDCIGVDIDDFDITDEQSVVRGVTAARPDIVLHCAAYTAVDKAEDDAERCSLINEKGTTHIAQAAREAGAVMLYYSTDYVFDGKKDSPYVEADTPNPVSVYGRSKHAGEEAVKRICERYFIVRIAWLFGENGKNIIQTILRLGKEKPSISFVNDQFGSPTYTADVALQTMQLLERTEWGVYHCTAEGICTWYDVAGRTLAAAGIQTPVSPIATSAYPTRALRPAYSYLENANLKRLGINVMPAWESGIDRYVHGLSNGMGNG
- the mreC gene encoding rod shape-determining protein MreC, coding for MTDLGKNRTIIAYAAATAVCLIFIIFSKAEFSLDVKKLYSVTVYPFQYGTQKVFRTIADWYASISELTRLREELRQTREKLAVYENAAVEFEEIKNENKRLSELLQMQKQIEYRTVAATIVSKDPQNFYSTIIVNRGYQDGVEIGMPVIAYRDAAKGVVGKVIEVSRRYARILPITDQNCKIGAMLETTRATGILAGEQPRSLLCNLAFVDRVVPVATNESVVTSGMGGIFPKGLVIGTVSAVDRKLYGLFQSITVRPLLDFATLEDIYIILKKADTDISSILDEE
- a CDS encoding aldo/keto reductase; this translates as WMCCMTITEVVLKKIADDRGQAMAELALAWVLRDERVTSALIGASSVKQLDENVKTIQKLLLTEDEKSRIESILRG
- the mreD gene encoding rod shape-determining protein MreD, with the translated sequence MRRIIVMGGILLVLTVIQASPVYDSIRNAIAIKPDIVLIVIVFLGFTFGSFEGIIYGFIAGFTQDIISSGVLGLNALVYLNIGFLAGLFYRKIDKSVLSTVLFVFTATAAKSILYFIVNSFTYDPAITLAFAKKQILFEIPFNTVLSPVVFLILDRLSGLLELIRGGPRQV
- a CDS encoding desulfoferrodoxin, producing the protein MIEKEKIYRCEKCGNIIESLWNGKPSIICCGEPMTELKANTVDASKEKHVPVIERTGTQVKVKVGSAPHPMEKDHYILFVEVLKGNDVYRHDFVEGDTVAEAMFTIPDDGTPLQAREFCNKHGLWATA
- a CDS encoding transporter substrate-binding domain-containing protein, whose protein sequence is MACAVAMMLCAPLSAGTRTVRIGVFPAAPLVSNKEKKPEGLFIDLVEYYAHERGWRIEYVDRPWSELLVCLENGEIDLLPAVGNISERDAIFDFSRHPVFIDSGVLFTSARFPIRTVFDLKGKRIAGVKGSTFTAALSNYLASFGVYCELVLEKDNPAVMEAIVDNTADAGVCIYSLGSGLAKKYPVVITAINFSPVALSFAVPKRRNADLLADINGLMESMINDPNSLYSRSFQKWILPGVKNRIPTWVWWGLGGLLCLGFFFGSWSIVLRRQVLLKTKVLEDEIAEHKRTAKELDRSEKKYRSLFSNISDAVFIHEVQPDGTHGCFIEVNEVAATYLGYSREELLHMTPLDLDVPLMQSRREHAVRETLASGRNVFEMVHVAKGGRMIPVEISSRVIDYLDRKVVLSVVRDITERKRSEAALVQTDKMHSLGMLASGMAHEINQPLMALTIAIDNLSLMIERAGPPEGALQKIGNMRGYIDRVKHIIAQVRLFSREQADDEIGDFTINDAVRNVFSLITSQYSNRTIVMSRSLSDDIPLVRGNIFKFEQVVINLLSNAAYAVELKAKSSPPSYEKEIMVRSFQEDTHAVLEIIDNGTGISEEEQKLLFTPFFTTKPVGVGTGLGLSICYGIIKAMNGEITVSSSVGRETRIRIVLPGHSYTSAKLT
- a CDS encoding rod shape-determining protein, which encodes MMNWMYGLFSNDMGIDLGTANTLVYVRGEGIVLTEPSVVAVESSTGRVIAVGNQAKDMLGRTPGDIVAIRPMRDGVIADFETVEKMIRYFIAKVHNRRALVKPRIAIGVPSGITEVEKRAVRESCEQAGAREIVLIEQAKAAAIGTDMPIEEPRGNMIVDIGGGTTEVAVMSLGGMVKSASIRVGGDELDESIMRYMQRTHSLYIGEQTAEEVKIKVGNAFKGSVTETIDVRGRDSITGLPKTLTTNSAEIREAMQEPLSQILEAIKSVLDETPPELASDIVERGIVMAGGTALLKGLTDYVSAETGVPVILAENSLTCVAVGCGKFLEINRSMKPYRKYL
- a CDS encoding sigma-70 family RNA polymerase sigma factor — protein: MDDMSAVAACRSGERTAFRAIYERYVERIYAFVYAKTFHRETAEDIVSETFMKALNKIASFDTTKGTVQAWLYRIASNAVIDHYRRAKRTTASDTIEIAEEHDYAHDISEREAHAKAMKLLAGIDPKKRDIIVMRVWQEMSFKEIADVFGENEPQVKMTFYRAVSALKKAMPLTVFLLLSLGRAL
- a CDS encoding tetratricopeptide repeat protein encodes the protein MAEERYIVEKTIDRRLVYIIIGASIVLALGVSTFFLLNVRSHKLTLLDRAVSVNDFDNAIYLFNELYRTNPLDKNIIKSGIALHYARMRYATNEDARYTSAEKAVSFVRQMMLIDWRLTRDPKAYAILGRAYEFRGQTFFDDAIECYERAVALGDTSVDTRVRTGVLCYTQGRFGNAVTHWEYAFDRVREGKSEIRITDDVRYLLGHAYAGASNYGKAIDYFTGLAQSTIDASYTSYIHADLGLWCFRQGLYPESEYHFKTALSLDDKNPRTYYNMAFLYKKMNRIGDARRALERSLWIDKKFLEAEIALKRL
- a CDS encoding diacylglycerol kinase family protein, which translates into the protein MKRFAKSATHALRGILTAVVNERNVRIHCGIAVLAVILGFVLGISLIEWALIIFAIGLVLSAELINTAVEHLADRVSRKHDLMIAKAKDTAAGGVLIAALAAAAVGVLVLAVPAVKKAIELVHR
- the dinB gene encoding DNA polymerase IV; translation: MPSRKIIHIDMDAFYAAIEQRDDPSLRGKPVIVGGSPERRGVVCTASYEARKFGVHSAMAVRTALKLCPKAMLRHPDFTRYTAVSRALYDIYREYTDLVEPLSLDECYLDVTENKKGIGTATEIAREIRRRIRDELHLTASAGVAPNKFLAKVASDMRKPDGLYVIKPHQVEAFVRTLDVQHIWGVGRVTREKLYAMGIHTCTDLEAVPVTTLRRRFGKFGNELYEFARGIDERPVVAHHESKSVGSETTFAVDSIDTEFIRDALRAEIAHIAERLSRKKLAGRTVTLKVKYGDFTVITRRATKSERLSSADDILSACVSLFPATEIGSRPVRLIGASVSGFDEKTAKASAQGELPMD